In the Leishmania donovani BPK282A1 complete genome, chromosome 29 genome, one interval contains:
- a CDS encoding kinesin, putative: MASRPSCSISGSFQPTPSILGAQEEKVRVAVRCRPPNAAHGEHSDDIIVSMNPSANEVYLLDQEAAPWRLDMPLWSCSGVALDGSHAVSQAGVYEAVGRPLLQHALDGYNSTLMAYGQTGSGKTYTMMGDHRDNEGGEGAGIIPRMCRDLFHELNNRSFTAPSGERLSWEVHVRYVEVYCEKISDLLNCGASVGIREEITPQSATFALVGARRVKVTATDDLLQALAIGNKWRRTAATKLNDRSSRSHALFLIDLTEIISFTEPDGTVASAPSKSLSIRLVDLAGSERVSETGVHGQKLREVKDINLSLFTLGCVIESLSDPKRRGIKPPYRDSVLTKLLRDAFGGNSKTTMVCTISPCEAQRLQTVQTLHYAAKARRVLNKPRVKEDPSAMELRRANEELVALRRQLDEAQRNGNHYESIEAELREANMRLRREQKEARLRKQVMERREAELAARMRELEDQREAYEAQMQALEAEAERARAQQEKREEELRRAHEMATEYARDRLKEMEEQCVSAEAALRSREEELVKKQRAIEEKMRAAEASSRCRIDELQRQQKDMENALKEKERLTSMHEREMRHKYKQAEENLRAMEKRNFQMEEEWAAKVRALEATAKQREEDVAQRIREAQGAQCKAEAAVRRKEEELQRRWIQVDNEARRLQSEVAAKEAELKRRVQEANRSTEQREEELNERLRKAEYELSRRERETAQKLLEVEALQQATELQSETTRAKERTMKEAHNVRTESLEALEAQLQQRQEELRKQFDEVMQMKRAWNAQHAEQRQKLQAEHEAALQAVKQWETDVSQREMELRRQNDELAGKLRAQEMQLEKQQMMLLADKNEFETAMQRERRAMLHTREEMQLAQDRNDVDCKMRQDKLREWETELRDRRAEMEATQREREAALRQKEMALVALQDATMAKEVELYQAQERLKAEQADLQRVAKATETERGRLKANCTRLQRCEMRLGDVADHSIFDSGALDDVRMSAEYMACQGHAESSADVLNRREQRYFCAFESMYRANILAEERIEFRSLARSNQLEARDIQRCVEVMRMQEVTSALQAKLNAALSESKAAESRVTASQRQVETLRGELESLRRQALEVKVQMGSAVAAAQFAEAQVRQLRIEAYEADAKHRDREQECQSAVIKAQSAATAAAHSQDLLHQLAMRMLLACEEEQRSLLEHHQTSELQSLHLLQISDQRVLDREGAIRKWQSLYRRCSEGNTSTRVKDDAARQRLTDEEAQRLRNLQHEGDVLARREDCLAAERERVEQRVLDFESYQRAQMTELSRQEQEVKGYLLELEEMDQRKMREYAEREQRLVEMAEHLKMRQARINTNAQDLFQSLLQRSAEQQSALAEAHEELERVSLQRTKYMARERQLIEQARHGNADAMQQLVKLHEEYVESEKHQLKRRARRLEEEEAHNKQRLAEQEAEIHRYLLDIEAEDVRRNALSHQGQELMRKAEERLSKAQFKEAALRDLARQIHLEAMESEEQARAMETTLRRKEKSAREKLKHRKVELEQLQRAASSAAEYNEQTLLDMEADLLAIVNKNKNAEHVIKTREAEIERQKMYYMELSKMLAERDEMLRKEHALRLCGKKNAGSLAKDLLDVNDALRKQVLTWKQKFDVLLSEGKIECEKCSWKNKRDTSMCMCCGHAGLLDLSQTC; this comes from the coding sequence ATGGCCTCGCGGCCAAGCTGCAGCATTTCCGGCAGTTTCCAGCCCACACCCAGCATCCTGGGcgcgcaggaggagaaggtgcgcgtcgcggtgcgctgccgtcctccGAATGCGGCCCACGGGGAGCACAGTGATGACATCATCGTGTCTATGAACCCGTCAGCGAACGAGGTGTACCTGCTGGACCAGGAggctgcgccgtggcgtcTGGACATGCCGCTGTGGTCGTGCTCTGGCGTGGCCCTCGACGGCTCACATGCGGTGTCGCAGGCTGGCGTGTACGAGGCGGTTGGGcggccgcttctgcagcacGCACTTGACGGCTACAACAGCACGCTCATGGCGTACGGGCAGACAGGTAGCGGCAAGACCTACACGATGATGGGCGACCACCGCGATAacgaaggcggcgaaggggcCGGCATTATTCCTCGCATGTGCCGCGACCTTTTCCACGAGCTGAACAACCGCTCCTTCACCGCCCCCAGCGGCGAGCGCCTCAGCTGGGAGGTGCACGTGCGATACGTCGAGGTATACTGCGAGAAGATCAGCGACCTCCTCAACTGTGGCGCGTCGGTCGGCATTCGCGAAGAGATCACACCGCAGAGCGCCACTTTCGCTCTGGTCGGTGCTCGCCGTGTCAAGGTAACCGCCACAGATGACCTTCTGCAGGCGCTTGCAATCGGCAACAAGTGGCgccgcacggcggccacGAAGCTCAATGACCGCAGTAGTCGCAGCCACGCTCTCTTTTTGATTGACTTGACGGAGATCATCTCTTTCACTGAGCCTgacggcaccgtcgccagCGCACCGAGCAAGAGCCTCAGTATTCGCCTTGTCGACCTGGCCGGGAGCGAGCGGGTGAGTGAGACAGGGGTGCACGGGCAGAAGCTGAGGGAGGTAAAGGACATcaacctctctctcttcacccTTGGCTGCGTGATCGAGTCCCTCTCTGACCCCAAGCGGCGCGGTATCAAGCCACCGTATCGTGACAGCGTGCTGACGAAGCTCCTTCGAGATGCCttcggcggcaacagcaagACAACAATGGTTTGCACAATCAGTCCTTGCgaagcgcagcgcctgcagacGGTGCAGACGCTCCACTACGCAGCCAAAGCGCGCCGTGTGCTGAACAAGCCTCGCGTCAAGGAGGACCCATCCGCTatggagctgcgccgcgccaacGAAGAgcttgtggcgctgcggcgccagctGGATGAAGCGCAGCGCAACGGCAACCACTACGAGTCCATCGAGGCGGAGCTGAGGGAGGCAAAcatgcggctgcgccgcgagcaGAAGGAAGCGAGGCTGCGCAAGCAGGTGATGGAGAGGCGTGAGGCAGAGCTAGCTGCTCGGATGCGGGAGCTGGAGGACCAGCGTGAGGCCTACGAGGCGCAGATGCAGGCGCTCGAGGCCGAGGCCGagcgagcgcgtgcgcagcaggagaagcgcgaggaggagctgcgtcGGGCACACGAGATGGCCACCGAATACGCACGTGACCGACTCAAagagatggaggagcagTGCGTCtccgccgaggcagcgcttCGCTccagagaggaggagcttGTGAAGAAGCAGCGTGCCATCGAGGAGAAGATGCgggcagcagaggcgagCTCGCGGTGCCGCATTGATGAgttgcagcggcagcagaaggaCATGGAGAACGCgctgaaggagaaggagcggtTGACCTCGATGCACGAGCGCGAGATGCGCCACAAGTACAAGCAGGCCGAGGAGAATCTGAGGGCCATGGAGAAGCGTAACTTCCAGATGGAGGAAGAGTGGGCAGCCAAGGTCAGGGCCCTCGAGGCGACTGCGAAGCAACGAGAGGAggatgtggcgcagcgcattCGTGAGGCGCAGGGGGCGCAGTGCAAGGCCGAGGCCGCGGTGCGtcggaaggaggaggagctgcagcggaggtggATCCAAGTCGACAACGAGGCACGGCGGCTGCAAtccgaggtggcggcgaaggaggcagAGCTGAAACGGCGCGTGCAGGAGGCGAACCGCAGcacggagcagcgcgaggaggagctcaaCGAGCGTCTGCGCAAAGCAGAGTACGAGCTCAGCCGTCGTGAGCGTGAGACAGCGCAGAAGCTGCTCGAGGTAGAGGCACTTCAACAGGCGACTGAGCTGCAGTCGGAGACGACCCGCGCGAAGGAACGAACGATGAAGGAGGCCCACAACGTCCGCACCGAGTCCCTGGAGGCTCTTGAGgcgcagcttcagcagcgccaagaggagctgcgcaagcagtTCGATGAGGTGATGCAGATGAAGAGAGCATGGAATGCGCAGCACGCGGAGCAGAGGCAGAAGCTGCAAGCAGAGCACGAGGCCGCCCTGCAAGCTGTGAAGCAATGGGAGACTGACGTCTCTCAGCGGGAGatggagctgcgccggcaaAACGACGAACTTGCTGGCAAACTGCGAGCGCAGGAGATGCAGCTagagaagcagcagatgATGCTGCTGGCGGATAAGAACGAGTTCGAaacggcgatgcagcgggaGAGGCGTGCGATGCTTCACACGAGAGAGGAGATGCAGCTCGCCCAGGATCGCAACGACGTGGACTGCAAAATGCGGCAGGATAAGCTGCGCGAGTGGGagacggagctgcgcgaccgccgcgccgagatggaggcgacgcagagggagcgcgaggcggcgctgcggcagaagGAGATGGCGCTGGTTGCGCTGCAGGATGCGACGATGGCAAAGGAGGTGGAGCTCTATCAGGCACAGGAACGCCTCAAGGCAGAGCAGGCAGACCTGCAGCGCGTTGCCAAGGCGACCGAGACGGAGCGAGGACGCCTAAAGGCAAACTGCACACGTCTACAGCGATGTGAGATGCGACTAGGTGACGTCGCCGATCACAGCATCTTTGACTCCGGCGCGCTCGACGACGTGCGCATGTCCGCCGAGTACATGGCATGCCAAGGCCACGCCGAATCGTCCGCCGATGTGTTGAACCGACGAGAGCAGCGGTACTTCTGCGCTTTTGAGAGCATGTACCGCGCCAACATCCTGGCCGAGGAGAGGATAGAGTTTCGCAGCTTGGCCCGCAGCAACCAGCTGGAGGCTCGCGATATACAGCGGTGCGTCGAGGTGATGCGGATGCAGGAGGTGACAagcgcgctgcaggcgaagcTGAACGCGGCCTTGAGCGAGTCCAAGGCTGCCGAGTCGAGGGTAACCGCATCACAAAGGCAGGTGGAGACTCTGAGAGGTGAGCTGGAGAGCTTGCGGCGGCAGGCCCTGGAGGTGAAGGTGCAGAtgggcagcgccgtcgccgccgcccaatttgcggaggcgcaggtgcgccagctgcggaTCGAGGCCTACGAAGCCGACGCAAAGCACCGCGATCGCGAGCAGGAGTGCCAGTCCGCCGTGATAAAGGCGcagagcgccgccaccgctgccgcccacaGCCAGGACCTCCTCCACCAGCTGGCGATGCGCATGCTGCTAGCGtgcgaggaagagcagcgcagcctACTTGAGCACCATCAGACCAGCGAGCTCCAGTCACTGCATCTCTTGCAGATATCCGACCAGCGCGTACTGGATCGCGAGGGTGCCATCCGCAAGTGGCAGTCACTCTACCGTCGTTGCAGCGAGGGGAACACGTCGACAAGGGTAaaggacgacgccgcgcggcagcgactcACGGACGAGGAGGCTCAGCGCTTGCGCAATCTCCAGCACGAGGGCGATGTGCTCGCACGCAGAGAGGATTGCCTAGCCGCAGAGCGGGAGCGGGTTGAGCAACGTGTGCTCGACTTTGAGAGCTACCAGCGCGCACAGATGACGGAGCTGTCGCGGCAGGAGCAAGAGGTGAAGGGGTACTTGCTGGAACTGGAAGAGATGGATCAGCGCAAGATGCGCGAGTACGCCgagcgcgagcagcgcctcgtgGAGATGGCGGAACACCTCAAGATGCGGCAGGCCCGTATTAACACCAACGCTCAAGACCTGTTTCAGTCTCTGCTTCAGCGATCCGCGGAGCAGCAGTCGGCgctggcagaggcgcacgagGAGCTCGAGCGCGTTAGTTTGCAGCGTACCAAGTACATGGCGCGGGAGAGGCAGCTCATTGAGCAGGCACGGCACGGCAACGCGGATGccatgcagcagctggtgAAACTGCACGAGGAGTACGTCGAGTCGGAGAAACATCAGCTAAAGCGACGAGCTCGCaggctggaggaggaggaggcgcacaacAAGCAGCGTCTGGCTGAGCAAGAGGCGGAGATTCACCGCTACCTGCTCGATATCGAGGCGGAGGATGTTCGCCGCAACGCGCTCTCACACCAAGGCCAGGAGCTGATGCGGAAGGCCGAGGAGCGTCTGTCCAAGGCGCAGTTTAAGGAGGCTGCGTTGCGCGACCTGGCCCGCCAAATCCACCTCGAGGCTATGGAGTcagaggagcaggcgcgcgcaATGGAGACAACGCTGAGGCGAAAGGAAAAGTCCGCTCGCGAGAAGCTCAAGCACCGAAAggtggagctggagcagctgcagcgtgcagccagcagcgccgccgagtACAATgagcagacgctgctggacaTGGAGGCGGACTTGTTGGCGATTGTGAACAAGAACAAAAATGCCGAGCATGTCATCAAGACACGCGAGGCGGAAATCGAGCGGCAGAAGATGTACTACATGGAACTCTCCAAGATGTTGGCTGAGCGCGATGAGATGCTCAGGAAGgagcacgcgctgcgcctaTGCGGCAAGAAGAACGCCGGCTCGTTGGCTAAGGACCTACTCGATGTCAACGACGCTCTGCGCAAGCAGGTGTTGACGTGGAAGCAGAAGTTCGACGTCCTTCTTTCGGAGGGCAAGATCGAGTGCGAGAAGTGCTCGTGGAAGAACAAGCGAGACACATCAATGTGCATGTGCTGTGGGCACGCAGGCTTGCTAGACTTGTCGCAGACGTGTTGA